The Diadema setosum chromosome 1, eeDiaSeto1, whole genome shotgun sequence genome has a window encoding:
- the LOC140232451 gene encoding uncharacterized protein gives MHVASTKRCAAVAGSTGSPSMQRRAAPAAEAPKRRCPAGQQVGLGQQSALSDATKREPPHFPATGQGKDNQIQVEVRSGSVCSLISETAADMLGLEILVDGSGYEDYIDAPIVHSGDLPEVDIVGIVSCTLYHYECDLMFNGFVVDDHVMNDGVDVLAGADFMEQNDIAVRPSKGQIMFGDDTMYTYSLSDRSAGYDSRNTHHAQAVHVSVMEKEIRAHDYNEFEFECEMESTEDAEAECKPHNIQPEGVAVGLMVKEAKVQDPGFECEMWNTEDEEIECVLLNYDDGQNEITAVDKGVWFECEQKYGTNSDSDSWTFDPAGAVGIEVCGDVESPNMAIPSTEPSSVPPFIEHSSVPPFTEPRFGPLFTEPRSVPPSTEPSSGPPSTEPRSGPLFTEPRSVPPSTEPSSGPRPTEPSSGPPSAEPSSVPPFTEPSSVTLFTESSTNIFMGNTNPHADIDNTFTDTSHQPQVNSHIHSQPINNQGHYTPIDNSCNTYSDPQSHNEQYQFVEATLPKGFSKLLPSQSGEDALPVTDHVPLPKVSTHMDIRVFGIDRLCASHGSACVEETTATFAHQPVQGEVPSSTGSPPGKYLTPADASPSCTPRDSEHQFMMVFNMVPKIHPEGSTAYNNAVRLRPPMNDVGIADRDTHPTWKAPPRHNGPCLSCLWSKGDPSPSPDDGVSRAFYQMIPTEHSSDDPQAPTHCFADVGIMDVLFPCVLWIPHPSAPPDSSRPSAITRGPPMPLSPPG, from the coding sequence ATGCACGTTGCATCAACGAAGCGATGCGCCGCCGTGGCCGGGTCCACCGGCTCCCCGTCAATGCAACGACGGGCAGCCCCGGCCGCTGAGGCACCCAAGCGGAGGTGTCCCGCGGGCCAGCAGGTTGGCCTTGGCCAGCAATCCGCGTTGTCAGACGCGACAAAACGTGAACCTCCACACTTCCCTGCTACAGGGCAAGGGAAGGATAATCAGATACAGGTTGAAGTTCGAAGTGGCTCTGTCTGTAGTCTGATCAGTGAAACTGCAGCTGATATGCTTGGTTTAGAAATCCTTGTCGATGGGTCTGGATATGAggattacattgatgcacccATTGTTCACTCGGGTGATCTTCCAGAGGTTGATATTGTTGGTATTGTTTCGTGTACATTGTACCACTATGAGTGTGACTTGATGTTTAATGGTTTCGTTGTGGATGATCATGTGATGAATGACGGTGTAGATGTGCTCGCAGGTGCAGATTTCATGGAGCAAAATGATATTGCTGTTCGTCCCTCGAAAGGTCAGATTATGTTTGGAGATGATACTATGTACACTTATAGTCTCAGCGATCGATCCGCTGGCTATGATTCACGTAACACTCATCACGCACAAGCCGTTCATGTCAGTGTAATGGAGAAGGAGATACGTGCGCATGATTACaatgagtttgagtttgagtgtGAGATGGAAAGTACAGAGGATGCTGAAGCAGAGTGTAAGCCACACAACATACAGCCTGAAGGTGTTGCTGTAGGCTTAATGGTGAAAGAGGCAAAAGTGCAAGATCCAGGGTTTGAATGTGAGATGTGGAATACTGAAGATGAAGAAATAGAGTGTGTGTTACTGAATTATGATGATGGACAGAATGAGATCACTGCTGTGGACAAAGGCGTTTGGTTTGAGTGTGAACAGAAATATGGGACAAATTCTGACAGTGATTCATGGACTTTTGATCCTGCAGGTGCGGTTGGCATTGAAGTCTGTGGTGATGTTGAGAGTCCCAATATGGCCATTCCTtccactgagcccagctctgttcctcccttcatTGAGCACAGCTCAgttcctcccttcactgagcctCGCTTTGGTCCTCTCTTCACTGAGCCTCGCTCTGTTCCTCCCTctactgagcccagctctggtCCTCCCTCTACTGAGCCTCGCTCTGGTCCTCTCTTCACTGAGCCTCGCTCTGTTCCTCCCTctactgagcccagctctggtCCTCGCcccactgagcccagctctggtCCTCCCTCCGCTGAGCCgagctctgttcctcccttcactgagcctagctctgttACTCTCTTCACTGAGTCTagcacaaacattttcatgggCAATACAAACCCTCACGCTGACATTGACAATACATTCACAGACACTTCACACCAACCACAAGTGaattcacacatacactcacagcCTATAAACAACCAAGGTCACTACACGCCCATTGACAATTCGTGTAATACCTACAGTGATCCTCAAAGTCACAATGAGCAGTACCAGTTTGTGGAAGCTACCTTACCTAAAGGTTTCTCCAAGCTTCTTCCCAGTCAGTCAGGTGAGGACGCTCTTCCTGTCACAGACCATGTCCCTCTACCCAAGGTGTCAACCCACATGGACATACGTGTATTTGGCATCGACCGACTTTGTGCTAGCCATGGTTCCGCCTGTGTGGAGGAGACAACCGCGACATTTGCCCATCAGCCAGTCCAGGGTGAAGTACCATCTTCTACAGGTTCTCCTCCTGGCAAATACCTCACTCCTGCTGATGCCTCTCCCTCTTGCACGCCGCGAGACAGTGAACACCAGTTCATGATGGTCTTCAACATGGTCCCCAAGATCCACCCAGAGGGTTCTACCGCCTACAACAATGCTGTTCGCCTCCGCCCCCCTATGAATGACGTTGGCATCGCCGATCGTGACACACACCCAACCTGGAAGGCCCCACCACGGCACAACGGCCCGTGCCTGTCCTGTTTGTGGTCCAAAGGagatccctccccctctcccgaTGATGGAGTTTCGCGTGCATTCTACCAGATGATCCCCACTGAACATTCATCTGATGATCCCCAAGCTCCTACCCATTGCTTCGCTGATGTAGGTATCATGGATGTCCTATTCCCCTGCGTGCTCTGGATTCCCCATCCCTCAGCACCCCCTGACTCCTCCCGCCCATCAGCGATAACCCGTGGTCCTCCCATGCCCCTATCTCCTCCAGGTTAA